A segment of the Corylus avellana chromosome ca2, CavTom2PMs-1.0 genome:
AcgagatttatttatttatataaatatagcaaaaacaaatttgaagatGAGAATCCCTATAATTCCACGAAAGAGGCCGTGAGACCCACCTACAGTCACCTAGGATGCGAGAGTTTAAGATTGACAATTTGTGTTTACGTATTAAATTCGGATTGTGTCGAGACATGTATAAAATTATCTATATCAACCTAAatctgacctatttaattaaacgggttagacTTCTCAACTTTAATACATTTATTTCgcattggatttaaattgagtttgcaagtcatgtaaaaaattactAGCCCTATGTAAGATCCACTTGCCCAAAATAAGTAGACCTCGCAACTCCTCGTATCTCACCTGCcttaagtacaatcttaatcatgtgtatatagTCCTCTGCAGAAATTCGACCCTGAATTCAAACGGCTGCTTCTAATGAAAAAGTCGCTAATTTTGAACTCGTTTGATCTGCAAAAAGTAGCTGCCGAACATATAGAATGGCCCTTGTGTGttattttattctcatttttctaGAGTAATTAGAAGACTTTTACGTAATGAAGGTTGAACGTTGAGAATTCTCTACTAAAATCCTTAGACCACGTTTCAAGTCATATTGtcataggggtgcaaaggcgggcggtttttaaccgcccgctaaccgctaaccgctataaccgccaaccgcctaaccgcctaaccgtctaaccgcattaaccgctaaccgcctaaccgctataaccgcctagcggttagcggttagcggttattgggtctactaaccgtaaccgctaaccgctaaccgcctttttatataatatatttttataattataattatacaaatatttatacatataacataatcacttgatcattaaatcacaatttttttaaaaaataattaaatcacaatttgagtattaatatattatcactataatttatatgattatatcatataatcacttgatcattaaatcacaatttttaaaaaaataattaaatcacaatttgagtattaatatattatcactataatttatatgattatatcacatgagattgattattaaatcatttgattatataataacaaattatacatatataatatgacataactcataagtatactaattcatactaatacaacaattaaatatctagagacttatttccaatgtatgttataaacctataagtctatataagtctacatatgtatatgaataatataaatgtataatatcaatagttaatcatatgattcaatgacaattcaaatactttattcaagacttcaagtgaatcatattattaatgtacaatgatgatatgattcgtataatatcaaattaagtaattgacattggattaaacaatgaccaatgtgttacttataaacataatttaagtattaatgtattatcattataattttagtaatttatatattatcactataattgatatgattatatcacatgatgacttgatcattaaatcatatgattatataataataaataatacatatataatatgacataactcataagtcataagtctacaaattaatcatatgattcatgtacaatgataatcacaattgattcaattgaattaaacaatatgttacttataactacaagtctacaatttaattaaagcattattagatactttaggaatttaggatttaggagtttgaacattgccatttaccattagatattaagttcaattcaaaaaaaaaagattataagtaaatatgataagaatttacataattaatcatatgaatcatatgatataatttaatgagactatatgattatataatatcaaattaagtaattgacattagattcaacaatgtgttacttataatcacaattgaagtattaatgtatttttttgaacattttttagaaaaagaaatttaaccattttttgaaagaaaaaaaaaaaaagaaaattaacaattttgaacaattttgaattttttttttttttatatatatataattgcttatagttatattatatgcatattgaataatataaatgtataagataaatatttaactatatgatccaattacaattccaatacttaatcaattattcatgtacaatgacaatgacaatgtgattcatataatatcaaattaagtaattgacattggattaaacaatgtgttacttataactacaattaaagtatttttgtttgtttgtaagtttataagatcaacacttaatcatatgatccaatgacaattcaaatatttatagcaattgggcccaagaagatattaaaaatacaagaaaaaaaaatgaggtaaaaaaaagcccaaaaagcccaaaaaaaaagcccaattttaaaaaagcggttagcgggcggttatctatttcactaaccgctaaccggccactaaccgctaaccgctaaccgtctagcggttagcggttgcggttagtgaaatttactaaccgctagggcggttacggttagcggttattgccactaaccgctaaccgtaaccgcctttgcacccctacatATTGATGTCTGAAAGTTTCTCCTTCCCTATGATGTGGCTTGAGCGTGGAAATCCAACGTGTAAAGCGTGTGGACCGAGAAACTTTCAATTTCCGTAGGTCTAAAAGACAAAGTCCGTACTTGACTTTCACTATCAAGCTCACCAACCAACTTCCAAATTCTCCATTATTCAAAATCAGGCTGACTGGACGCCATTGATAAGATCCAGCGCCACCCTCCCCGGTCCCTTTGAGATCTGAGAGAAGTGGGAGACCATGAGTGAGGTGAATCACCAAAGGATCAAAACCAATGGAATATGGATGCACATAGCAGAGCAAGGGACTGGGCCACTGGTGCTTCTTCTTCATGGCTTCCCAGAATTTTGGTATTCATGGCGCCACCAAATCACCTTTTTGGCCAACCATGGCTATCATGTCGTTGCACCTGACTTGAGAGGCTGTGGTGACTCTGACTCTCCTCTCAGCCCCAACTCCTACACTATAATACATCTTGTTGGTGACCTCATAGGCCTTCTTGACCATTTTGGTGAACAGCAGGTATAACCCATATGATATGCATGCAGCAGGTATATATTTGTGTGtctgaatatgtatatatatctttgtCTTGATTTTGCTGATTTTGCTAAAATGAGAAGGCATTTGTGGTGGGAAATGACTGGGGAGCAGTTGCTGGGTGGCATCTGAGCTTGTTAAGGCCTGATAGAGTCAAGGGACTAGTCACTTTAAATGTTCCATACTTTCAAAGATCTTATAGTTATGCAGCTGTTGAACATTTCAGACAAACTTTTGGAGAAGGGTGTTTCATCTGTCAGTTTCAGGTACTATATTTGTACTTGTATACTACCTGTAAACCTGATATGAACCAAATGCAAAATTAATGAGTAAGATTGAAAGGtctgacttgtttaattaaataagctAGATTAGATTTAACCTATATACTCTTATACTCATGTTTTGACACAACCTGAACCTGACATATGAACATGAATTGtcacccctaaacttgaatgcGACTAATTAGTTGGTGGTTTGGTGGGTTTGGTTGGGTAGGAACCGGGAAGAGCAGAGCGGGCTTTCGCAAGGTATGATTATTTGATAGTGATGAAGAAGTTCTTGCTCTCAACCAAGAGGGATTATCTGGTAGCTCCTCTAGGTATGGAGATCATTGATTACCTGGAGACACCATCGGTGTTGCCAAAATGGATTACTGAAGAGCAACTCCAGGTCTATGCAGACAAGTTCCAAGAATCTGGCTTCACGGGTGCCCTCAATTATTATCGTGCTATGGACCTGTAAGTGTCGAAACACCTTGTGAGGTCTTAATTTTCACATTAGATCATACgcaaaattaaaatctaaaagatCATATTTTATTGAGTTATGCACTAATTGTTCTTGGCATACACCCATAATTGAAGCTTCCGGAATCATGACTAACAGTATCATTGCCCATACAATTACTATGTTTTCACCTGCTACTTTCAAAATGTGACAGGAACTGGGAGCTTCTGGCACCATGGCAAGGATCAAAAGTTACTGTCCCAACAAAATTCATGATAGGTGACAAAGATCTCGGTTTTGAATCTATTGGTACAAGACAATATGTGACGGGGGAAGTTTTCAAGGGACTTGTCCCCAACCTAGAAGTTGTTATACTAGATGGGCACCATTTTATTCAACAGGAGAAAGCTCAAGAAGTCTCAGATGAAATTCTTTCCTTCCTTCACAAATTTACTATGAATTAGTGGATTTTCTAGTGTTTGAAGCACACTAGTGCCTTTCCTCTCCAATTATTATACGTATATGGAATTTACATGTTTATTAAATATGGTTTATCTGAAATAATATGGCAAAAGACAAAGTTCTATGGGTGCAAAGTGCAGACTGagaaaataaaccaaattagaACCTTTAAGCTGTTATACAAGAATATTAATGAGATCGAATGAAAAATAACAACTCACACCAAAACCAAACATACATCAatcaattacttaaaaaataaaaaaataaaaatattacagTTGTTAACGAAGGCCTCTGTTTGAATTCAGAAACATATATCAATCAAATCCACTGCAGATATCTTGGCAATAGGTAAGTCTCACATTccttttttaatcaattttcctcaacaaaaataaataaagtaataaataCGTTAGAAATTAACCATACCTTCCTTTATGCACTAGCTCTTGGTTTTAAAGGTCTTAGTCATCAGCACAATGGTGGTCCATCCAGAAGGAAATTACATTCAAATAGAAATTTCAGCAAAGGCCCTCAAGAAACAATTTGTACTTTTGTAATTCTTCCAAGAATCTTTCACAAGCCACAGTTCTATTTCTTCCTCGCATCAGCTTCACTGTGTGAAGCATTGGTCGATACCTTCAAGGAAAGTATAAATTGAACTTCGAGGTTAAAAGTATGTTAAAAAGGATAAAGTAAATGCAGGTTCTTTGtaccctataatttttttttttctctttgttggtgcctctcttttttctttgttgaccTTCATCTTCATGACCTAATAGGTTCCTCAACCAAAAGAAGTTCTCCACATGTAAAGTTAGCTTCAAATCCATGCTATTAGTTTAATAAAGGAATTTTACCTTGTGAaacatatgaacaaatgaaaagagaaacagAAACTAAAAGATGCACCTCAAATAATTTGCCAAGAATTGTCTACATGCCAAAACTTTTTATCACCACATTTTGACCCTCACAAATATCAAAGTAGGCTGTGGCTACAGAAAGAATTAAAGGGAAATtgagaacaaaaagaaatttcagTCCGTCCTCCTTGCACTTTTTAGCAACTTTAGGACATTTTCATACACAATAAATGTTATTGAAGCAGCAGGAACATTTTTCAGAAGGTTTGGTGTAATGCCCTTGTAAAAACCTCGAACACCCTCAAACCTGCAAGTCCCAAAAAACATGGAATTAGTCTTGGAGAGAAGGAAATGTCCAAGGTTTATAATAGAAGAAAGAACATTCTCAATGCATTAAAAGTTTTTTCATAGATCCGATGAGCCCAAATCTCTGACATTGACAACTTGAGATCAATAGCTCTTAACTCACTCATAGTGTTTGTGACAAAAATGAAACGGATTTTCAGTATTTTGCTTATCGCAACATCATCTCTGAAAATACGGTCTGGTCCTTGGTGCTTGGAGCAAAAAAGGTTTAGTGGATTTTCTCTTTGCTTTTGCCTAGTTTTCTTGTAAAGGATATGGACTAATGAAATTCATGTTAACGCAGCCCCtcattaacaaaaaaagaagtagaATATCACACTTATGgttattataaaatttcaaaaacctgAATCTGCCATGCATCAAGAATATGACATAAGCTGAATCACCAAGTTGAGTGTGATCAATGAATCATTATTGACAAAAGAGCAAGGTGTTTTACTCCAGTCTAAAATCCTTCTTTGGctatgaaaatatgaaaattaaatatGGGCTGAATTTCATTGTACTTACCGTGCAGTTTCCTTCACAACATGCCAGCTATCCATATATCTTGGAATTCCATCACTACTGGGTCGTTGCTACAGAGAGAAACAGATATGACCAAACCATAGtcattaataaaaaagacaGGAAAACCTAAAGGCCATGAAGTACTTCAGGGGGCGACTTGTAATACTTGTGCTAAAGGGAACCAGTGGTCTTCATTAGCAATGTCGGAGAAATTGACAACAAAGACCGGACAAAAGGAATTAAAGAGTTTAACATTGTTATACCTGCAATCGAGCTCGtacaacctgaaaaatcaagcCACCCAGCTGTATAAGAAGCAATGATCAACTACCAAACAAATTCAAGGACTTAAAccaccaaagaaaaaagcccacCTGGAATGGATACGTCAGAAGAATGGCAGCAATTTTCGAGGATGAGCCCAGAACAGCATAATCAACTGATTTCTGGGAACAAATGATAGAGACTAAGAATTTGTATAACATATCAGTCAGGTCAATTTATATGAGATATAAACAAAAGCAGTTGTTAATATCACTAAGCAAGAAATTAGACTTTCAGATCTACACCCAACTTAGAGAGCCTTAATTTTGAATTAGATGGAATGGGAAAGTAACCAAATTGTCATGCTACAATTGAAGATTACAGTTTGGGTAGCCGTCCAAAAAACTGCACTTCTTTCCAATATGTGTCTTTGTgaatttaaaaaactcaaatagTAAGAAAGCTATAAGTTCCAATACTTTGAGTAATTGGTACTTATAGTCTATGCACATTAATGCAGTTATGATGGACCAAAATATATAGAGGACATTGATTGTAGAGGCTTACCAACAATTTATCATCACTTTCAGAATCCTTTTTGCTGCCTTTAGACTTAAAGTCAACAATAACCTTACGGAGTTCCTCATATGCTGTGAACTGAATAGCACCATGAGAAACCTGCTGAAGCAACACAAACACCTCTAAGTGGGTAACTTCTAAAGAAGCTAAAGGTTTTATCTTAGCATAATTGATACCGATAACATGTACTAATATAATTGTCACATTGTCCAAATTTAAATACATAAGCTTGATTCTAGAATCAATTTTTATTCTCTCTGCCTGGTAGTGTCAACTGCCAGACAAAATGGAATCGCATCTTCTtgccaaccttttttttaaaaaaaaaaaaaaaattaaaaaaattaaaaaaattaaaaaaattaaaaaaattaaaaaaaaaaaaaacagctttaATCAAGGAGTTTGGCCATTCAGTCTGGGAAACTAATTCTAAATCCCACTAGAAAAATAGAAAtggtcaaaaaagaaaaatgaaaatagagtaGTATATACTCTACCTAAAAAGATAAGAGGTAACAACATACTAGAAAAAGACCAGGAACAATCCCTTTGTAGAGAGCACTCCACCCTTCCTCTCTAATTATGGTTCTTAAGGCATCTGAAATTTGATGAAACATATCAGTAAATTGGATGATTTCTGAGCAACAATCAAGATAAGtaacaaataaaatcataaaaaaaatgcaaactaGTCAAATATCCCAAAGATCAACATGAAATAATAGTATGATGGTGGTTGAGCTCTGAGTTGAACACatttgatttatgttcttaattggcacttcattcaaacaaaaactagTCATCTAAACAAAGGCATCTTGATGGCAACTTTGatattataaattatactaATGAAAAGATCAAATTGTCTATCAGATACTATGACTCAGACAAAATAAAtcagataaaaagaaaatatctttTGAATTCTAAAAATCAACATCACTATGATTGATCCTTAGCTGAGGTGATTAAGGGGGCAGGATCGGGATAGACCCAAGTTTAAGTCTTACttaggaaataaaaaaagaaaatctatgGCACAAGAGAAAATAATTATGATTAATTTGATCACTCGAACTTAGAGCCAAAGTTTATATGACTCACAAGGAAAAGGGTTATCTCAGAGTGCACATTATTAGCAAGTTAATGTAAGATGCAGAGCAGACCATAAAGCCCAAAATATGGTCGAGTTTGATGAAGAGGTGTCTGAAGCTGCAATCTTGTTTTTACAAGCCAAATGGGATTCGTGCAAAAACAAACCTGACAAAGCCACAAATTTGGAAACATCAATAGGAAAACCAGGCCTATGTTTATCTCATAAAGATGTCACAAGGGAATAGTCCTCTTCTCTTGAAGCATTTAGAAACAAAAGCAACCAAGCTCTTGGAATGAAAATATGACAATTCTTACTAAAACAGATTGCTGCAATGTTGTTCTATATGCACTAGTGCATTGCTTCAACTGAGTATGACAAGAACTCTTATAATGACAAACTGTTGATACTCCAAGTTAATGTCAATAAATATGAACGTATGTTTATATTAATTGTATTTGGTACCATATACTAGATATGGTATTATGAAAATTACAAAGTAGTTTACATGCAGGTAGAAATGGGTATCATGTGTATAAAACACGTAATGACAATAGGGTTGATACAACACTCTTCAATGCACAACCATCAAAATGTATCTCGTAAATGAATGATATCCTAAGTTAATCTTCCCCATCATATATTAGAAGCTTGCAAACTCACCAAAGCTCCTGCTTCTGCAGCAGAAGCAAGATGTTCACCGGGACTCAGCTTCTCCCCCTTGTTTTTTGAATACCTTTGTTTTGCTCTATCATAGCTACAAATGTAACAAacttttttgtttatgaattaaatatatatatatatatcattcagcAAATTAAATCAGAAATATGCAGGTGAAAGCATCCAGACTGAAAGATAACTGCACAATACGAGCGGCAtcctttgattttttctaaTGATAGGTGAAAGAAGAAATAGGCAGGACAGCATACAACCAAAACCCATCTTTTTCCAAAGTAGGCACCAGCAATGCAAAGGATGAGAAAAATCTAAAGATTCTACGACAACCAAAGCATTAGTACTTACAAGAAGAAATATAAACCCCATGAAACAGTTGACCCAAGAACTGCAGGATAGAAGCCTGCGTATAGCCCTCTCAAACCCTGCAACACACAGCAACGAAATTTCAATGAAATTCCTATCAGGGAAACAGTATAGCATAGAAAGAAGCTTCAAGTCCAAAGAAAGTATATGATTTATAGGAAAGAATGAATGTTGCAGTTCTAATGTGCAGAATACCAAGCCTTAGCTCTGACATATAGAGAAAAGTGAATGAGGTTTGTTTTACATTCAATGTTTCATGAAAATTTTGCAACCCCCAATTTCATTAGCTAGAAACCATACATTTGCTCTCAACAACAAGGTAGCATATAAAGTAAAACGCATCTCCATGATAGCTTAGTCTTTAATTGTTCTTATGAAGTAGTTGAACAAAAATGTATATATCTTCCTAAGCATGATCAAGTAGTCTAATTAATCTAAAAATAATGAACATAATCATATTAAGTACAAGTTCTTGGTTGAGCTAGCATCTCATTGACTCATACACAAAATGAGAAGGCCAtgaacctaattttttttttttttttgaaaaagatcaTTTAGGTCTAGTGCCCTCCAACTTTCTTTAACATCCCTTGCT
Coding sequences within it:
- the LOC132168733 gene encoding folate transporter 1, chloroplastic isoform X1, yielding MPESKSERWQWENATAGAVAGFATVAVMHPLDVVRTRFQVNDGRVSNLPSYKNTANAIFTIARLEGLRGLYAGFYPAVLGSTVSWGLYFFFYDRAKQRYSKNKGEKLSPGEHLASAAEAGALVCFCTNPIWLVKTRLQLQTPLHQTRPYFGLYDALRTIIREEGWSALYKGIVPGLFLQVSHGAIQFTAYEELRKVIVDFKSKGSKKDSESDDKLLKSVDYAVLGSSSKIAAILLTYPFQVVRARLQQRPSSDGIPRYMDSWHVVKETARFEGVRGFYKGITPNLLKNVPAASITFIVYENVLKLLKSARRTD
- the LOC132168732 gene encoding uncharacterized protein LOC132168732; translation: MSEVNHQRIKTNGIWMHIAEQGTGPLVLLLHGFPEFWYSWRHQITFLANHGYHVVAPDLRGCGDSDSPLSPNSYTIIHLVGDLIGLLDHFGEQQAFVVGNDWGAVAGWHLSLLRPDRVKGLVTLNVPYFQRSYSYAAVEHFRQTFGEGCFICQFQEPGRAERAFARYDYLIVMKKFLLSTKRDYLVAPLGMEIIDYLETPSVLPKWITEEQLQVYADKFQESGFTGALNYYRAMDLNWELLAPWQGSKVTVPTKFMIGDKDLGFESIGTRQYVTGEVFKGLVPNLEVVILDGHHFIQQEKAQEVSDEILSFLHKFTMN
- the LOC132168733 gene encoding folate transporter 1, chloroplastic isoform X2, giving the protein MPESKSERWQWENATAGAVAGFATVAVMHPLDVVRTRFQVNDGRVSNLPSYKNTANAIFTIARLEGLRGLYAGFYPAVLGSTVSWGLYFFFYDRAKQRYSKNKGEKLSPGEHLASAAEAGALVCFCTNPIWLVKTRLQLQTPLHQTRPYFGLYDALRTIIREEGWSALYKGIVPGLFLVSHGAIQFTAYEELRKVIVDFKSKGSKKDSESDDKLLKSVDYAVLGSSSKIAAILLTYPFQVVRARLQQRPSSDGIPRYMDSWHVVKETARFEGVRGFYKGITPNLLKNVPAASITFIVYENVLKLLKSARRTD